A region from the Marinobacter sp. SS13-12 genome encodes:
- a CDS encoding PA4642 family protein, translating into MSGPDKPKVIGEEWSDERVKSFLAITPYDSTVNADFNALIKAYQAMIAEDFERFVGFFVEAGRDINAVDENGETILDLVSRHRRSTAYAETLKKAGARTAAEAGN; encoded by the coding sequence ATGAGCGGACCAGACAAACCGAAAGTTATTGGTGAGGAATGGAGTGATGAGCGGGTAAAGAGCTTTCTGGCGATTACTCCTTACGACAGCACTGTCAACGCTGACTTCAATGCCCTGATCAAGGCCTACCAGGCCATGATTGCCGAAGATTTCGAGCGCTTTGTCGGTTTCTTTGTGGAAGCGGGGCGGGATATCAACGCCGTGGACGAAAACGGCGAGACGATTCTGGATCTGGTTTCCCGGCACCGCCGCAGCACCGCATACGCAGAGACACTCAAAAAGGCCGGAGCGAGAACAGCAGCAGAGGCCGGGAACTGA
- a CDS encoding MotA/TolQ/ExbB proton channel family protein, producing MDILTLVGLVAGVLIVVLAMLANASILTFLNLPGLAIVLGGTFAVTLIKFRLPSVLGAFRMAFAAAFTDRVERPADLIREAGALALVVRKEGILGLENHDTRNEFLRKAINLCVDGHPPELVEEALAQETQQTAERYDVAERVFRGIGESAPAIGMLGTLVGLVQMLNTLDDPASIGPAMAIALLTTLYGAFIAQLIALPLADKLQLKAEDEARNQVLITTSIRNIMRGENPRVMTELLSSFVTPEQRTNLAPEREA from the coding sequence ATGGATATTCTCACCCTTGTGGGGCTGGTGGCAGGCGTTCTGATTGTAGTGCTCGCCATGCTGGCCAACGCGTCGATTCTTACCTTTCTCAATCTTCCCGGGCTGGCGATCGTATTGGGCGGTACCTTTGCCGTTACGCTGATCAAGTTTCGCCTGCCCTCGGTCCTGGGTGCATTCCGAATGGCGTTTGCGGCTGCGTTTACCGACCGCGTGGAACGGCCAGCGGACCTGATCCGGGAGGCAGGCGCGCTGGCACTGGTGGTGCGCAAGGAAGGTATCCTGGGCCTGGAGAACCACGACACCCGCAACGAATTCCTGCGCAAGGCCATCAACCTGTGCGTCGACGGACACCCGCCAGAACTGGTCGAGGAAGCGCTGGCCCAGGAAACCCAGCAGACGGCAGAACGCTATGACGTTGCCGAGCGGGTGTTTCGTGGTATCGGTGAATCCGCGCCGGCCATTGGTATGCTGGGCACCCTTGTGGGTCTGGTACAGATGCTCAATACCCTCGATGACCCCGCTTCCATTGGCCCGGCCATGGCCATTGCCCTGCTGACCACGCTCTATGGCGCCTTTATCGCCCAGTTGATCGCCCTGCCCCTGGCGGACAAACTCCAGCTCAAGGCGGAAGACGAGGCCCGCAATCAGGTGCTGATTACCACGTCGATACGCAATATCATGCGTGGAGAAAACCCACGGGTAATGACTGAGCTACTGTCTTCGTTTGTGACCCCGGAACAGCGCACCAACCTTGCGCCGGAGCGGGAGGCGTAG
- a CDS encoding flagellar motor protein MotB, which produces MLRQPVKKKKHGRGSPAWIVTFADLATLLLTFFILLLSFAEMDVEKYRAMANSMAVAFGSNQVLSDGVGGSPLTLIESDSVSLPQPTDTAAREPEFIDERAEGEAPTRISAGIIELASRMIEELEAEVASEALTVTYDETRVVIRFSEEATFRSGDATIKSEMIPIIERVVDVLSGCSGDVLVAGYTDDRPISSGRYRSNWDLSAARAVSVVHELVLNRQVPAERVVAAGRAETNPLAPNDSAENRAKNRRVEIAIRDPECSDKIDTGQLPVEIMP; this is translated from the coding sequence ATGTTGCGCCAGCCAGTCAAAAAGAAGAAGCATGGCCGGGGTTCTCCGGCCTGGATTGTGACCTTTGCCGACCTGGCGACGCTGTTGCTGACCTTCTTTATCCTGCTGTTGTCCTTCGCGGAGATGGATGTCGAAAAGTACCGCGCCATGGCCAACTCCATGGCTGTGGCCTTCGGTAGCAACCAGGTGCTGTCGGATGGCGTGGGTGGGTCACCCTTGACCCTGATCGAGTCCGATTCGGTGTCCCTGCCGCAACCCACCGATACCGCCGCCAGGGAGCCTGAGTTTATCGACGAGCGTGCCGAAGGAGAGGCGCCCACCAGGATTTCTGCCGGGATCATCGAGCTGGCCAGCCGCATGATTGAGGAACTGGAAGCGGAAGTGGCTTCCGAGGCATTGACCGTCACTTATGATGAAACCCGGGTGGTCATCCGTTTCTCCGAGGAGGCCACTTTCCGTTCCGGTGACGCCACCATCAAGTCAGAGATGATTCCGATCATCGAGCGGGTGGTGGATGTGCTGTCCGGTTGCAGCGGCGACGTGCTGGTAGCCGGTTACACGGACGACCGCCCCATCTCCAGCGGCCGTTATCGCTCCAACTGGGACCTGTCTGCGGCACGGGCGGTTTCCGTGGTCCATGAGCTGGTACTGAACCGGCAGGTACCGGCGGAACGGGTCGTGGCTGCCGGCCGTGCGGAAACCAACCCGCTGGCGCCGAACGACAGCGCTGAGAACCGGGCGAAAAACCGGCGTGTGGAGATCGCCATTCGGGACCCGGAGTGCAGTGACAAGATCGATACCGGGCAATTGCCGGTGGAAATCATGCCCTGA